TTAACGCCAATTTTTTTATCCAATCCGCAACTTCTTTTTGCGCATTTTTCGCGCCGTAACCAGAAAAAGCCGCACCTTTCAGGACGGTCGATTTCGGAACAAGCTTTGCCGTATCAGAAGCGCATTTTGATATTCCGCTGCCGCCATGAGTGCAAAACGGCACGACTGTTTTTCCAGACAAATCGTGTTCGGATAAAAATGTCGATACTGGCGGCGCTATTGTACTCCACCAATTAGGCGAGCCGACAAAAATAATGTCATATTCATTAATATTGTTTACTTTATTTTTTATAGGCGGTTTGTATCCTTTATTTATTTCTTCTTTTGCCTGTTTTGTGGCGGTATTATAATCGTCCGGATACGGAGTGACAGTCTCTATTTCAAAAATATCCCCGTTAGTTTCATTTTGTATATGTTTGGCTATTTCACGGGTGTTGCCGGATTTTGAATAATAAACTACAAGAACTTTTTTCATATTATTTTCCTTATCCTGTGCTTGAGTTTGTGCAGCGGCAGGCTGTACGATAGCAGCGGCGCAAGCAAATAAGAACAGCGTTTTCACGGCTTTCAAAAATGTTTTTTGCATAGAGACCTCTCTTTATTAAAGTTTCCTTCAAACGAATATAGTTACTTATATATACAACTTAGAGTTAACTCTAAGTCAAGTACTTTTTTGATGGCGGATATTTTCATGCAATACTATTTATATAATTCTCGTTATTAATAGTTATCTGTAAATATCAATATATAAAAATCGCTTGACTTAGAGTCGGCTCTAAGTATTATAATAAGAAAACTTTTTACCTGTTTAAAATCTAGTATCCGGGGGGAACGGATGAAAAGGCGCGAGTTCATAGTTAATTCATTTTTAACTATAGGAGGCACTGCCGTATTGGGTAGCTGCAGCATAGGAAATAATTCATCGGCAAAAAGAAAAAAAGAAGGACAAGTCGTAACGAGAAAGTTTCAAAATCTTGATATTCCTCTACTTTCTATGGGCTGCATGCGTCTGCCTACTGTTGACGGGCAAATCGACATGGTGCATTTTGAAAAAATGGCAGATTACGCTATGCGGCACGGCGTCAACTATTTCGACACCGCTTACATGTACCATCATGGGGAGTCGGAACTTGCAGTAGGAAAAGTGCTAAGCAACTACAAAAGAGAAAGTTTTTTTCTCGCGTCAAAAAACCCGCTCCGCTCTCTTACTTCTAAAGCTGATGTAAGAAGAATTTTTGAAGAACAGTTAAAAAAATGCCAGACCGATTATTTTGATTTTTATCTCGCCCATAACATTTCTGTTTTAACCGTAGATAATTACCGCAATTTTGACGTGTTTGAAGAACTCCTGAAATTCAAACAGGAAGGAAAAGTAAGGCATGTAGGTTTTTCCTATCACGGCTCATATGAACTTCTACAGGAAGTTGCCAACGAACATCCATGGGAATTTTGCCAGATACAGCTTAATTATCTAGATTGGAAACAATACCCTGAACTAAAACCCGGTGAAACTCCCAGAACGCCTGAAGTATATAAAAATTATGACATTCTCACAAAAGCAAAAATACCGGTTCTGCCGATGACTCCCGTAAGAGGAGGCGCCTTAGCAAGACTTACCGGCTCTGCGAAAGCCGTTCTTGAAGACGAAGCGCCTGATGATACTCAGTCTTCTTTTGCTCTTCGATGGGTAGCCGGAAGAAAAAATAATTTTACAGTTTTAAGCGGCATGAGCAGTTTGCAGCAGCTTGAAGAAAATACAGCGACTTTTACCGATTACAGACCTTTTACCGAAAAAGAAGAAAAAATCGCACAAAAAATAGCCGGAATACTTCAAAAACACGGCGAAATAAACTGCACCACGTGTAATTACTGTCAGGACTGTCCGAGAGGTATAGCAATACCCGTAATTTTCGACCTCTATAACGGTTATAAAGCAACCGGCGATAAAAACGCATTCTTACAGAAATACGATATGATTAAAGACAGACATAAAGCGGATAAATGCATAAAATGCGGACTTTGCAGCGCGCATTGTCCTCAGCTTCTTAACATTCCTCCTCTTTTAGAAATGGTCGATAATACCGTTAAAGATCTAAAAAAGGGGGCGTAACCGTCATGAAAAAAAATATTCTTTATAAAATAAGAGTTATCATTGCAGTCTGCACGGGGATTTTGGCAATCGCCGCTTTTGCGGGGTTGTTCTATCCCATAAAAATATTCGACATGCAGGTGGGGGCTTTGTTGCAGAGAGTGTTCATAAATTTTTCGTTGACGGCTCTGATTTTGCTGTTTTTTATCGTAATTGTTACTTTTTTGTTCGGAAGAGTGTACTGTTCGACACTTTGTCCTTTAGGCTTATTTCAAGAATTTATAGGTTTATTTAAAAAGAAAAATTCTGGAAAGCAAAAAAATATGTTTTTTAAATATTTTATAGCTGCTGTAGTTTTTGGAACGCTGGCAGGCGGAACGGTTTACATACTCCGTTTAGCCGAACCGTACGCCTACTTCGGTTCGGCTTTCACTTTGTCCGCCGTGGGCATAATTGCAGTTACAACAATTATAATCGCAGTATTTATGAAGGACAGATTTTTTTGTACAAATATCTGTCCGATAGGCACGGTACTGGGTTTAATTTCCAAATTTTCAGTAAAGAAAATATATTTGCAAAAAGATATTTGCATTTCATGTGGAATTTGTCAAAACATCTGTCCCTCAGGCTGCATTGACTCTAAAGAAAAAAGCGTTTCGAATGAGAGCTGTATAAAATGCTTGAAATGCCTTAATGTCTGCAATAAAAATGCAGTAAAATATGGGTGTGTTCCTAAAAAAGAAGTAAAGTTTGACATGAAAAGACGCGGTTTTATTTTAGCGGCTTCCGCTGTCGCTGTTTTTGCCGCGGCGGCAAAAATCGGAGCGGTAATAAAGAAAACCATATCCGAAAAATTCTCGGATGTGATTCTTCCGCCTGGCGCAATAAACGAAGAACGTTTTGCTAACAAATGTTTAAATTGTAATCTCTGCGTAAAAATATGCCCGGCAAAAATTATAAAGAAAGCCGACAAGAATTATGGCTCGGTAAGCATAGATTACGGTAAAAATTTTTGTAAGTACGATTGTAAGAAATGTTCCGCCGCCTGTCCTGCGGGCGCATTGAAAAAACTTTCGCTTGAAGAAAAGAAAGTTTTAAGAATTGCAATGATTGCTCCGCCTGTAGAAATTTTCAAAGAATTTGATGCATGCGTAAAGGCATGCCCGACTAATGCACTGACACTTACCGAAGGAAAACCGTCATTTGAAGCCATGAAGTGCATAGGCTGCGGCGCTTGCGTA
This genomic stretch from Candidatus Endomicrobium procryptotermitis harbors:
- a CDS encoding NAD(P)H-dependent oxidoreductase, whose amino-acid sequence is MQKTFLKAVKTLFLFACAAAIVQPAAAQTQAQDKENNMKKVLVVYYSKSGNTREIAKHIQNETNGDIFEIETVTPYPDDYNTATKQAKEEINKGYKPPIKNKVNNINEYDIIFVGSPNWWSTIAPPVSTFLSEHDLSGKTVVPFCTHGGSGISKCASDTAKLVPKSTVLKGAAFSGYGAKNAQKEVADWIKKLAL
- a CDS encoding aldo/keto reductase — translated: MKRREFIVNSFLTIGGTAVLGSCSIGNNSSAKRKKEGQVVTRKFQNLDIPLLSMGCMRLPTVDGQIDMVHFEKMADYAMRHGVNYFDTAYMYHHGESELAVGKVLSNYKRESFFLASKNPLRSLTSKADVRRIFEEQLKKCQTDYFDFYLAHNISVLTVDNYRNFDVFEELLKFKQEGKVRHVGFSYHGSYELLQEVANEHPWEFCQIQLNYLDWKQYPELKPGETPRTPEVYKNYDILTKAKIPVLPMTPVRGGALARLTGSAKAVLEDEAPDDTQSSFALRWVAGRKNNFTVLSGMSSLQQLEENTATFTDYRPFTEKEEKIAQKIAGILQKHGEINCTTCNYCQDCPRGIAIPVIFDLYNGYKATGDKNAFLQKYDMIKDRHKADKCIKCGLCSAHCPQLLNIPPLLEMVDNTVKDLKKGA
- a CDS encoding 4Fe-4S binding protein, producing the protein MKKNILYKIRVIIAVCTGILAIAAFAGLFYPIKIFDMQVGALLQRVFINFSLTALILLFFIVIVTFLFGRVYCSTLCPLGLFQEFIGLFKKKNSGKQKNMFFKYFIAAVVFGTLAGGTVYILRLAEPYAYFGSAFTLSAVGIIAVTTIIIAVFMKDRFFCTNICPIGTVLGLISKFSVKKIYLQKDICISCGICQNICPSGCIDSKEKSVSNESCIKCLKCLNVCNKNAVKYGCVPKKEVKFDMKRRGFILAASAVAVFAAAAKIGAVIKKTISEKFSDVILPPGAINEERFANKCLNCNLCVKICPAKIIKKADKNYGSVSIDYGKNFCKYDCKKCSAACPAGALKKLSLEEKKVLRIAMIAPPVEIFKEFDACVKACPTNALTLTEGKPSFEAMKCIGCGACVVSSGGNIKIYGTKEQKRV